Proteins from a single region of Phycisphaeraceae bacterium D3-23:
- a CDS encoding TIGR00341 family protein, whose amino-acid sequence MSVAVVVETESEVPALLGWAWQVARARRSDVKVLFAGGRDATEQDPPAVAVKSAVSDLVDTHARLSATQAESEAQTGTGTKPTDPERCPQFELVVLKQQDPAAAVLEALQEHGVKLLIVAKHRIDRTKDSLPAILFREARCMVLLLRPGNTDGQRCRRILVPTSGGPHATEALRLADVLAALPDTSCSIDQQQPGGVDALYVEPNVGPEAEAVGAKLADKAIRKALGDPAGHPLVSAQVRIAKDFREGIALAAEGGAYDLVLLGATNHWHARRALFGSVPDKLLSDASSGLTVGVVRQQVPFVEAATQALRLFLERIVPQLEREDRIALVERVQGASRWNFDFVALICLSTLIATLGLMQNSVAVVIGAMLVAPLMTPLVGCGLSVVQGNGRLIREAIHAVVLGFLLAFSIAVAMGYLIPHAGLTPQMLARGQPNMLDLGVAFVSGMAAAYATARPNLSGALPGVAIAAALVPPISTSGVALAHGDYITSAGASLLFVTNIVAIVLGAAISLYAVGMQPAHLHTSKKRWTRHAAMSLIMGVVLLSVPLGYWLYDSLPRYQVPETLRERIAERVEQEPGASFESMETRGVVDDELQVEFVIQSPQASGRALVDDLDAIAEDYFGRNCHVRVVTHLVKESGGNENE is encoded by the coding sequence GTCTGTCGCTGTGGTGGTCGAGACCGAGTCGGAGGTGCCTGCGCTGCTGGGTTGGGCGTGGCAGGTCGCGCGGGCGCGGCGGTCGGATGTGAAGGTGCTGTTTGCCGGCGGGCGCGACGCGACGGAGCAAGACCCGCCGGCCGTTGCGGTGAAGTCGGCGGTGAGCGACTTGGTCGATACGCACGCCCGGCTCAGCGCGACGCAGGCGGAGTCCGAGGCGCAAACGGGAACCGGCACGAAGCCGACCGACCCCGAGCGATGCCCGCAGTTTGAGTTGGTGGTGCTCAAGCAGCAGGACCCCGCGGCGGCGGTGCTGGAAGCGCTCCAGGAGCACGGCGTCAAGCTGCTGATCGTCGCCAAGCACCGCATCGACCGCACGAAAGACTCGCTGCCCGCGATCCTGTTCCGCGAGGCGCGCTGCATGGTGCTGCTGCTACGCCCGGGCAATACGGATGGCCAGCGGTGTCGGCGGATCCTCGTGCCCACGTCCGGCGGGCCGCATGCGACCGAGGCGCTCAGGCTCGCGGACGTGTTGGCGGCGCTGCCGGATACGAGCTGCTCGATCGACCAGCAGCAGCCCGGCGGAGTCGATGCGCTCTATGTCGAGCCCAACGTCGGGCCCGAGGCCGAGGCCGTGGGCGCGAAGCTGGCCGACAAGGCGATCCGCAAAGCGCTGGGCGACCCGGCCGGTCACCCGCTGGTGTCGGCTCAGGTGCGCATTGCAAAAGACTTCCGCGAAGGGATCGCTCTCGCGGCCGAGGGCGGCGCGTACGACCTGGTCCTGCTCGGTGCGACCAACCACTGGCACGCGCGGCGGGCGCTGTTTGGCTCGGTGCCCGACAAGCTGCTGTCGGACGCGTCGAGCGGGCTGACGGTGGGCGTGGTGCGGCAGCAAGTGCCGTTTGTCGAGGCGGCGACCCAGGCCCTTCGGCTCTTCCTCGAACGCATCGTCCCGCAACTCGAGCGCGAGGACCGCATCGCGCTGGTCGAGCGGGTGCAGGGGGCCAGCCGGTGGAACTTCGATTTCGTGGCCTTGATCTGCCTATCGACGCTGATCGCGACGCTCGGGCTGATGCAGAACTCGGTCGCGGTGGTGATCGGCGCGATGCTCGTTGCGCCGCTGATGACGCCGCTGGTCGGCTGCGGGCTGTCGGTCGTGCAGGGCAACGGCCGGCTCATCCGCGAGGCGATCCACGCGGTGGTGCTGGGCTTTTTGCTCGCGTTCTCGATCGCGGTGGCGATGGGGTACCTCATCCCCCACGCCGGGCTCACGCCGCAGATGCTCGCGCGCGGCCAACCGAATATGCTCGACCTCGGCGTCGCGTTCGTCTCGGGCATGGCCGCCGCCTACGCCACCGCCCGGCCCAACCTGTCGGGCGCGCTGCCCGGCGTCGCGATCGCCGCCGCGCTCGTCCCACCGATCTCCACCTCAGGCGTCGCGCTCGCGCACGGCGACTACATCACCAGCGCTGGCGCATCCCTGCTGTTCGTCACCAACATCGTCGCGATTGTTCTGGGCGCAGCGATCTCGCTCTACGCCGTGGGCATGCAGCCCGCGCACTTGCACACGAGCAAGAAGCGCTGGACCCGGCACGCCGCGATGTCGCTCATCATGGGGGTCGTCCTGCTGAGTGTCCCGCTGGGTTACTGGCTGTACGACTCGCTGCCGCGCTATCAGGTGCCGGAGACGCTGCGCGAGCGGATCGCCGAGCGGGTTGAGCAGGAGCCCGGCGCGAGTTTTGAAAGCATGGAGACGCGGGGTGTCGTGGACGATGAACTGCAGGTCGAGTTCGTGATCCAGTCCCCACAGGCATCGGGCCGTGCGCTGGTCGATGACCTCGACGCGATCGCCGAGGATTACTTCGGGCGCAACTGCCATGTGCGCGTGGTGACGCATTTGGTAAAGGAGAGTGGGGGGAATGAAAATGAGTGA
- a CDS encoding 3-isopropylmalate dehydrogenase, with protein sequence MSTPLNLAVIGGDGTGPEVVAEALRVLEAVARAGEGLDVQTTHFDYGAAHYQATGTVITDDEVDELRTFDAVLLGAVGHPDVTPGVIEKGLLLKLRFQLDQYINLRPVKLLPGVETPLKDKGPEDIDFVCIRENTEGLYGGTGGRIRVGTPHEVSTQEMIATRYGVERCVRFAFETALSRKRQGYRGHLTLVHKTNVLTHCGATWMEAFREIAAEYPDIETDYHHVDACCMYMATRPEVYDTIVVPNMFGDIITDLGAAIAGGMGIAASGNLNPDPAAGSVSMFEPVHGSSPDIAGQGKANPLAAIDSLAMLLRETGRAKGRAKLIDAGDKVAQAVQAVTPNFTGKRLDRSGYTTSAIGDMVIKAIG encoded by the coding sequence TTGTCTACTCCACTCAACCTCGCCGTGATCGGCGGCGACGGCACCGGGCCCGAGGTCGTCGCCGAGGCGCTGCGCGTGCTCGAAGCCGTCGCGCGCGCCGGCGAGGGGCTCGACGTCCAGACCACGCACTTCGACTACGGCGCGGCGCACTACCAGGCGACCGGCACCGTCATCACCGACGACGAGGTCGATGAGCTGCGCACGTTCGACGCGGTCCTCCTCGGGGCGGTGGGGCACCCGGACGTGACGCCGGGCGTGATCGAGAAGGGGCTGCTGCTCAAGCTGCGGTTCCAGCTCGACCAGTACATCAACCTTCGGCCGGTCAAACTCCTGCCGGGCGTCGAGACGCCGCTCAAGGACAAGGGCCCCGAAGACATCGACTTTGTCTGCATCCGCGAGAACACCGAGGGGCTCTACGGCGGGACGGGCGGGCGCATCCGCGTCGGCACGCCGCACGAGGTCAGCACCCAGGAGATGATCGCGACGCGGTACGGCGTCGAACGTTGCGTGCGATTCGCGTTTGAGACGGCGCTAAGCCGTAAGCGGCAGGGCTACCGCGGACACCTCACACTCGTGCATAAGACGAATGTGCTCACGCACTGCGGCGCGACGTGGATGGAGGCCTTCCGCGAAATCGCGGCCGAGTACCCCGACATCGAGACCGACTACCACCACGTCGATGCGTGCTGCATGTACATGGCGACCAGGCCCGAAGTCTACGACACGATCGTCGTGCCCAATATGTTTGGCGACATCATCACGGACTTGGGCGCCGCGATCGCCGGCGGCATGGGCATCGCCGCGTCGGGCAACCTGAACCCCGACCCCGCAGCGGGCAGCGTGAGCATGTTCGAGCCCGTCCACGGCAGCTCGCCCGACATCGCGGGCCAGGGCAAGGCCAACCCGCTCGCCGCGATCGACTCGCTGGCGATGCTCCTGCGCGAGACCGGCCGGGCGAAGGGCCGAGCGAAGCTTATCGACGCGGGCGACAAGGTTGCGCAGGCGGTGCAAGCCGTGACCCCGAACTTCACCGGCAAACGCCTGGACCGCAGCGGGTACACGACCAGCGCGATCGGGGACATGGTGATCAAGGCGATTGGGTAG
- a CDS encoding ABC transporter ATP-binding protein: MSANGLVIDLKGVEKRYGRKVHALQGVDIQVHPGEVFGLLGPNGAGKSTLVKCMLTVVRPTAATGTVLGEPLGHKPALQRVGYLPEHARFPRHLTGRQVVEFFGAMANMPRDERKKKAQELIDLVGAHDYADRKVGGYSKGMQQRIGIAQALVNDPDLVVLDEPTDGVDPVGRRDIREVLMAIKDRGKTVFVNSHLLSELEMICDRVAIMVGGRVVQQGTIDDLTVDEKHYLVVLDWNKETAAPGKLSEAIGVALKQEAERGGVPVLVGNLEGVRYELHGPKLKVMVTEPPAIQPVIDKLRGAGIVLRSVEPKRPSLEDLFMQAAGEGGAH, from the coding sequence ATGTCTGCTAACGGTTTGGTGATCGATCTCAAAGGCGTCGAGAAGCGCTACGGCCGCAAGGTCCACGCGCTCCAGGGCGTCGATATCCAGGTCCACCCCGGCGAGGTGTTCGGCCTGCTCGGGCCCAACGGCGCGGGCAAGAGCACACTGGTCAAGTGCATGCTCACCGTCGTCCGCCCGACCGCCGCGACGGGCACCGTGCTGGGCGAGCCGCTTGGCCACAAGCCCGCGCTTCAGCGGGTGGGCTACCTGCCCGAGCACGCGCGGTTCCCGAGGCACCTGACGGGCCGGCAGGTCGTCGAGTTCTTCGGCGCGATGGCGAATATGCCGCGCGACGAGCGCAAGAAAAAGGCCCAGGAGCTGATCGACCTCGTGGGTGCGCACGACTACGCGGACCGCAAGGTCGGGGGCTACTCCAAGGGCATGCAGCAGCGCATCGGCATCGCGCAGGCGCTGGTCAACGACCCCGACCTCGTCGTGCTCGACGAGCCCACCGACGGCGTCGACCCCGTGGGCCGACGCGACATCCGCGAAGTGCTCATGGCGATCAAGGACCGCGGCAAGACTGTGTTTGTGAACAGCCACCTGCTCAGCGAGCTCGAAATGATCTGCGACCGAGTCGCGATCATGGTCGGGGGCAGGGTCGTGCAGCAGGGCACGATCGACGACCTGACGGTGGACGAGAAGCACTACCTCGTCGTGCTGGACTGGAACAAAGAAACCGCCGCGCCGGGCAAGCTGAGCGAGGCGATCGGCGTCGCGCTCAAGCAGGAGGCCGAGCGCGGCGGCGTGCCCGTCCTCGTGGGCAACCTGGAGGGCGTGCGGTACGAGCTGCACGGCCCGAAGCTGAAAGTGATGGTGACCGAGCCGCCCGCGATCCAGCCCGTGATCGACAAACTCCGCGGCGCGGGGATCGTGCTGCGTAGCGTCGAGCCCAAGCGGCCGTCGCTTGAGGACCTATTCATGCAGGCCGCCGGCGAAGGGGGTGCCCATTGA
- a CDS encoding ABC transporter permease, with amino-acid sequence MNQTLALLLDAYRELNAKKLFWITLILSGVLCLIVLLIGRKGDSYQVLWFSGMSFGAGSSPEEFYVQNLFYIFGYKAWLTFGAGIIALVSTVGIFPEFIKDGSIDLVLSKPISRLRLFLMKWVSGLLFVFLQITVFTTACFLAIGFRGGVWAFSIFWAIPLTVLFFSYLYSFAVLIGVLTRSTIAALILTMLLWAPIILVDFVERNMLLPMVVQLEYNEAILDRDRIAAYSQIDQRIDPATMQFEKMPEINEALVQKDLDSLERVGGGWSGVQRWVYIVKTVLPKTGETTSYLTRFMYPEEFEADYLEDMEAGTVYGYGYEFDPELALEVKNKVENNRGPFWALGTSLLFELVCLSLAAWKFCRRDY; translated from the coding sequence ATGAACCAGACCTTGGCATTGCTGCTGGACGCCTACCGCGAGTTGAATGCGAAGAAGCTTTTTTGGATCACACTGATTCTGTCTGGGGTGCTTTGCCTGATTGTTTTATTGATTGGCCGAAAAGGTGACAGTTATCAGGTTTTATGGTTCAGTGGCATGAGTTTTGGCGCAGGGAGTTCTCCGGAAGAGTTCTATGTCCAAAACTTGTTTTATATTTTTGGCTACAAGGCCTGGCTTACATTTGGGGCAGGCATCATCGCGCTGGTGTCAACGGTCGGCATCTTTCCGGAGTTTATCAAGGACGGATCGATCGACCTGGTCTTGAGTAAACCCATCAGCCGGCTTCGCTTGTTTTTGATGAAATGGGTTAGTGGCCTCCTCTTTGTGTTTCTGCAGATTACCGTTTTTACAACCGCCTGTTTCTTGGCGATCGGGTTTCGGGGTGGTGTGTGGGCCTTCTCGATTTTCTGGGCGATACCGCTGACAGTTTTGTTTTTTAGTTACCTCTACTCGTTTGCGGTACTCATCGGTGTGCTGACGCGATCGACGATCGCGGCGCTGATCCTGACGATGCTGCTTTGGGCGCCGATCATTTTGGTGGACTTTGTGGAGCGCAATATGCTGCTTCCGATGGTTGTGCAACTTGAGTACAACGAAGCGATCCTCGATCGAGACCGCATTGCGGCATACAGCCAAATCGATCAGCGCATAGACCCTGCGACTATGCAATTCGAAAAGATGCCTGAGATTAACGAGGCGTTGGTTCAGAAGGATCTTGATTCCCTCGAACGTGTGGGGGGTGGGTGGAGTGGTGTCCAGCGATGGGTGTACATCGTCAAAACGGTACTTCCCAAGACCGGCGAGACAACATCCTATCTCACCCGCTTTATGTATCCCGAAGAGTTTGAAGCCGATTACCTCGAAGATATGGAAGCCGGGACAGTTTATGGCTACGGCTATGAGTTCGATCCTGAGCTTGCACTTGAAGTCAAAAACAAAGTCGAGAACAACCGCGGCCCTTTCTGGGCGCTTGGCACTTCGCTGTTGTTTGAGCTTGTCTGCTTGTCCCTCGCCGCGTGGAAGTTCTGCCGGCGCGATTACTAA
- a CDS encoding M28 family peptidase, whose translation MKPTPRPYRLALAPLALSGFLLMPGCGSSPSTAAPPVMSAPTTQARAEVFEQIVATLCEDVMEGRDAGTRGIDIARDYLVYQYAKAGLEPGFIVDGVTTYTQEFQLGIGRDEAGDVINAPISNIGGILPGVGELADEVVIIGAHYDHIGYGDIGSRAPRRRGEIHPGADDNASGTAGLVILARHMSDFARENPDTPRRTILFTSFAGEERGLHGSRFETENAESWPFELTDISGMINMDMIGRLRDEKLIVYTTETGEEWPAWITEANESSGDPLNVAMEVDAPGGSDHSSFIRVGVPAVFFFTGLHAEYHTPDDTPETLNNLGAARVLNVVGATLERVATDPSRVTFIPPPPRQPRAFIGVMLGETDEPGILFESVIDGGPAAEAGVIDGDRVIAIDGEAVEGLRDLRSVLRSSKPGDEVTLTVVRDGEEIEFTVELGGR comes from the coding sequence ATGAAACCCACCCCCCGCCCCTACCGTCTGGCGCTTGCGCCGCTTGCCCTGTCCGGCTTCCTCTTGATGCCCGGGTGCGGGTCGTCGCCGAGCACCGCCGCGCCGCCGGTGATGAGCGCGCCGACGACGCAGGCCCGTGCCGAAGTCTTTGAGCAGATCGTCGCGACGCTTTGTGAGGACGTGATGGAGGGGCGCGACGCCGGGACGCGCGGGATCGATATTGCGCGCGACTATCTCGTGTACCAGTACGCCAAGGCTGGCCTCGAGCCGGGCTTTATCGTCGACGGTGTGACGACCTACACCCAGGAGTTCCAGCTCGGCATCGGGCGCGACGAAGCGGGCGACGTCATCAACGCCCCGATCAGCAACATCGGCGGGATCCTCCCGGGCGTCGGCGAGCTCGCGGATGAGGTCGTCATCATCGGCGCGCACTACGACCACATCGGCTACGGCGACATCGGCAGCCGCGCGCCCCGCCGCCGCGGCGAGATCCACCCCGGCGCCGACGACAACGCCTCGGGCACCGCCGGGCTCGTCATCCTCGCCCGCCACATGTCCGACTTCGCCCGCGAAAACCCCGACACGCCGAGGCGCACCATCCTCTTCACCAGCTTCGCCGGCGAAGAGCGCGGGCTGCACGGCTCGCGCTTCGAGACCGAGAACGCCGAGTCTTGGCCCTTCGAACTCACCGACATCAGCGGCATGATCAACATGGACATGATCGGCCGGCTGCGCGACGAGAAGCTCATCGTCTACACCACTGAGACCGGCGAGGAGTGGCCCGCGTGGATCACCGAGGCCAACGAAAGCTCCGGCGACCCGCTGAACGTCGCGATGGAAGTCGATGCGCCCGGCGGCAGCGACCACAGCAGCTTCATCCGCGTTGGCGTCCCGGCGGTGTTCTTCTTCACGGGGCTCCACGCCGAGTACCACACGCCCGACGACACGCCAGAGACGCTCAACAACCTCGGTGCCGCTCGCGTGCTCAATGTCGTGGGCGCGACGCTCGAACGTGTCGCGACCGACCCCAGCCGGGTGACGTTCATCCCGCCCCCGCCGCGCCAGCCGCGCGCGTTCATCGGCGTGATGCTGGGCGAGACCGACGAGCCGGGCATCCTGTTCGAGTCGGTGATCGACGGCGGGCCGGCGGCCGAGGCGGGCGTCATCGACGGCGACCGCGTGATCGCCATTGATGGCGAAGCGGTCGAGGGGCTCCGCGACCTCCGCAGTGTCCTGCGCAGCTCTAAGCCCGGCGACGAAGTCACCCTCACCGTCGTCCGCGACGGCGAAGAGATCGAGTTCACCGTCGAGCTCGGCGGGCGGTAA
- a CDS encoding 6-carboxytetrahydropterin synthase, with translation MLELTRTVRFCLTGDAGEHDAPRDNTFAAWPPMRGLGRYYELRVTCRGKADAQTGYFINIKQIDTTTRDHALPLLRAAVQDEPAAADTPMGALLAGLLAAVQPPLNGTVHRLALVLTPTLHYAIEQDDMAHLTLSQQYDFSAAHRLHVPALSDDENRATFGKCNNPAGHGHNYRLEVVARCALADDGTTLDPAALDAAVSAHVIEPLDHKHLNHDVPAFAERNPSVEHIAQTIWTMLADHMPGGATLEALTVWETDKTACTYRGD, from the coding sequence ATGCTTGAACTGACGCGGACGGTCCGTTTCTGCCTGACCGGCGACGCTGGCGAACACGACGCGCCGCGGGACAACACGTTCGCCGCTTGGCCCCCGATGCGCGGGCTTGGGCGGTACTACGAGCTGCGCGTGACCTGCCGGGGCAAAGCCGACGCGCAGACCGGGTACTTCATCAACATCAAGCAGATCGACACCACGACCCGCGACCACGCGCTGCCATTGCTCCGCGCCGCGGTGCAAGACGAGCCCGCCGCCGCCGACACCCCGATGGGCGCGCTGCTCGCCGGCCTCCTCGCCGCAGTCCAGCCGCCGCTCAACGGCACGGTCCACCGGCTCGCCCTCGTCCTCACCCCGACCCTCCACTACGCGATCGAGCAAGACGACATGGCCCACCTCACGCTCAGCCAGCAGTACGACTTCTCCGCCGCCCACCGCCTCCACGTCCCCGCACTCAGCGACGACGAAAACCGCGCGACGTTTGGCAAATGCAACAACCCCGCGGGCCACGGCCACAACTACCGCCTCGAAGTCGTCGCCCGCTGCGCCCTGGCCGACGACGGCACGACGCTCGACCCCGCCGCGCTCGACGCGGCCGTGAGTGCGCACGTCATCGAGCCGCTCGACCACAAGCACCTCAACCACGACGTCCCCGCCTTCGCCGAGCGAAACCCCTCGGTCGAGCACATCGCCCAGACGATCTGGACCATGCTCGCCGACCATATGCCCGGCGGGGCGACGCTCGAAGCGCTCACGGTGTGGGAGACCGACAAGACGGCGTGCACGTATCGCGGGGATTGA
- a CDS encoding tetratricopeptide repeat protein codes for MSPRTPNLYPHPRRALGKSWAVVVVALVVVGVVGTTTFILLSRTADYNPPPPDADPVAEIIALQEDFKRYMENQLDMIDLLPAVKAYTKRYPDRDAGYILLAQVLMKMELYSEAYPALDRALAGNADNFELRKLTGTCAAKLGLWDEAEVHLLAADALKEDDETVVLQLANLYFQTGRLDEAFARYEDAKKLSGSTPPHKANAGLAEVYAARGDYENALKKIALAIKWADGDSQAELWVYQLSMVRMLFDDGQWERGESLLDTTQGDNADLVLRLPFARLRARLQAHQGKPGLAAGELAIIANPAFAPEGQTDREKADILAEYAYWCLVAGDTAQAQEPLDALRGLMPEHPRLAELEARAAAAP; via the coding sequence GTGAGCCCCCGTACCCCCAACCTGTACCCGCACCCGCGACGTGCGCTCGGCAAGAGCTGGGCGGTGGTCGTGGTGGCGCTCGTCGTCGTCGGGGTCGTGGGCACGACGACCTTCATCCTCCTTAGCCGCACCGCCGACTACAACCCGCCGCCGCCGGACGCCGACCCGGTCGCGGAGATCATCGCGCTGCAGGAAGACTTCAAGCGCTACATGGAGAACCAGCTCGACATGATCGACCTGCTCCCGGCGGTGAAGGCGTACACGAAGCGCTACCCCGATCGCGACGCGGGGTATATTTTGCTCGCGCAGGTATTGATGAAGATGGAGCTGTACAGCGAGGCGTACCCGGCGCTCGACCGCGCGTTGGCGGGGAACGCCGACAACTTCGAGTTGCGAAAGCTGACGGGGACATGTGCCGCGAAGCTCGGGCTGTGGGACGAGGCCGAGGTGCATCTGCTGGCAGCGGATGCGCTCAAGGAAGACGACGAGACGGTCGTGCTGCAGTTGGCGAACCTCTATTTCCAGACAGGCCGGCTGGACGAGGCGTTTGCGCGCTATGAGGATGCGAAGAAGCTGAGCGGCAGCACCCCGCCGCACAAGGCGAACGCGGGTTTGGCGGAGGTGTACGCCGCGCGCGGGGACTACGAGAACGCGCTCAAGAAGATCGCGCTGGCGATCAAGTGGGCGGATGGCGACAGCCAGGCGGAGCTGTGGGTCTACCAGCTCAGCATGGTGCGGATGTTGTTTGATGACGGGCAGTGGGAGCGCGGCGAATCGCTGCTCGATACCACTCAAGGCGACAATGCGGACCTGGTGCTTCGGCTCCCGTTTGCCCGGCTGCGAGCGCGTTTGCAGGCGCACCAAGGCAAGCCCGGGCTGGCGGCGGGCGAGCTGGCGATCATCGCCAACCCCGCGTTCGCGCCGGAGGGCCAGACCGACCGCGAGAAGGCCGACATCCTCGCGGAGTATGCGTACTGGTGCCTCGTAGCGGGCGACACGGCCCAGGCGCAAGAGCCGCTCGATGCGCTGCGCGGGCTGATGCCCGAGCACCCGCGTTTGGCGGAACTCGAAGCGCGTGCTGCGGCCGCGCCATAA
- the rfaE2 gene encoding D-glycero-beta-D-manno-heptose 1-phosphate adenylyltransferase has translation MPTNSLIHLVDRWQPRRIVVAGDFMLDRYAYGDADRLSPDAPVPVLAVKRTEDKPGGSANVGLCLAALQCKVTALGIVGNDDTGKALRTAMDAAGIDTAGLIADDTRPTTLKHSLVGLAQHRHPQKMFRIDVEDKRPIDDPAADRLLDAAKAALDGADALILEDYNKGVLTERVCQGLIALAKERGVPVYVDPASIDDYTKYRGATCITPNRTEAERATGMDSADPAALAQSLLASVDLDYVVLTLDKQGALLIGRDGEPITVPTVARQVYDVTGAGDMVIAMLAGALANGAAWGQAVELANVAAGLEVERFGVVPIRLGEVLLSLLELRGHRLGKHRQLDDLMPELAAYRAAGKTIAFTNGCFDILHAGHVQYLRQAKQTADLLVVALNGDDSITRLKGAGRPVNRIDDRLMVMSELQSIDYLVVFDEDTPTKLIEAIKPDKLIKGGDYKDKQDVVGWEIVEQYGGDIVLVGEVEGRSTTNILKQIGAE, from the coding sequence ATGCCCACGAACTCCCTCATCCACCTCGTCGATCGCTGGCAGCCCCGACGCATCGTCGTCGCCGGCGACTTCATGCTCGACCGCTACGCCTACGGCGACGCCGACCGCCTCTCGCCCGATGCACCCGTCCCCGTCCTCGCCGTCAAACGCACCGAAGACAAGCCCGGCGGGTCGGCCAACGTCGGGCTCTGCCTCGCCGCGCTCCAATGCAAAGTCACCGCGCTGGGCATCGTCGGCAACGACGACACAGGCAAAGCCCTGCGCACCGCGATGGACGCCGCCGGCATCGACACCGCAGGCCTCATCGCCGACGACACCCGGCCCACCACGCTCAAGCACAGTCTGGTCGGGCTCGCGCAGCACCGCCACCCACAGAAAATGTTCCGCATCGACGTCGAGGATAAACGCCCGATCGACGACCCCGCCGCCGACCGCCTCCTCGACGCCGCGAAGGCCGCGCTCGACGGCGCGGACGCGCTGATCCTCGAGGACTACAACAAGGGCGTGCTCACCGAGCGCGTCTGCCAAGGGCTCATCGCGCTTGCCAAAGAGCGCGGCGTGCCGGTCTACGTCGACCCCGCATCGATCGACGACTACACCAAGTACCGCGGCGCGACCTGCATCACGCCCAACCGCACCGAGGCCGAACGCGCGACCGGCATGGACAGCGCCGACCCCGCCGCGCTGGCGCAGTCGCTGCTCGCGTCGGTCGACCTGGACTACGTCGTCCTCACACTCGACAAGCAGGGCGCGCTGCTGATCGGGCGCGACGGCGAGCCGATCACCGTCCCTACCGTCGCGCGTCAGGTCTACGACGTCACCGGCGCGGGGGATATGGTCATCGCGATGCTGGCTGGGGCGCTCGCCAACGGCGCGGCCTGGGGCCAGGCGGTCGAGCTCGCCAACGTCGCGGCCGGGCTCGAGGTCGAACGCTTCGGCGTCGTGCCCATCCGGCTGGGCGAAGTGCTGCTCTCGCTCCTCGAACTCCGCGGGCACCGCCTGGGCAAGCACCGCCAACTCGACGACTTGATGCCCGAGCTCGCCGCCTACCGTGCGGCCGGGAAAACCATCGCGTTTACCAACGGCTGCTTCGATATCCTCCACGCGGGCCATGTCCAGTACCTACGTCAAGCGAAACAGACCGCCGACCTCCTCGTCGTCGCGCTCAACGGCGACGACTCGATCACCCGCCTCAAGGGCGCGGGCCGACCCGTCAACCGGATCGACGACCGCCTCATGGTCATGAGCGAGCTGCAGAGCATCGACTACCTCGTCGTGTTCGATGAAGACACGCCGACGAAACTCATCGAAGCGATCAAGCCCGACAAACTCATCAAGGGCGGCGACTACAAAGACAAGCAGGACGTCGTCGGCTGGGAGATCGTCGAGCAGTACGGCGGCGACATCGTCCTGGTCGGCGAAGTCGAAGGCCGAAGCACCACGAACATCCTCAAGCAGATCGGCGCGGAGTAA